The genomic interval GGTGGGGACACGGGCCGCCAGCGGCCGAGTGACGAGGAGCCCGGCGGCTTTGCCTCGCCTGCCCCGCGCAGGTTGCGCAGACGGGAGGCGACGAGGGCCAAGTGCCGCCGGCCATGCAGGCGCTCAGGAACGCGGGCGCCTGGCTCTGGCGGGCCCGGGCTCGGCCCCCCGCCACGTGGTGAGcgcgccccccgcccgccccccgcccccgccccccccgcaGCCCCCCGCGCCCTGGCTCCGCCGGCCGAGGCTCACCAGCCGCCCCTCCCCGCAGGGCTGCAGCCGCGCCGCCCGCACTGCACACCGGCGCCCGGAGAGCGCAGGACGCGGAGCCCTCGGCGGCCGCCCCGCACGGCAGCTTCAGGTGAGGCCCGGGGAGGGGGGTGCGGGGGGCGGCGCCCCTCCTCGTCCGCCCGTCCGTCGCCTCTCCGTCCGCACCGGGCCTCGCCTCCCCCGCGCCCCGTAGTTGAGCCTCCGGCGGGTCATAAACTCTCGGCTCGGTGCTCGGAAGGCAAATGGcaggagcggcggcggcggcggcttctCCCCGGGCTCCGGCTTCGCATTTTCCTAAAAGCTGCAGCCGTGGGGGTCGGGCGggagcgcggcgggttaagcgcacgtggagcagaGCGCAGGGCCCCcccgaggatcccggttcgagcccccggctccccacctgcaggggagtcgcttcccgggtggtgaagcaggtctgcaggtgtctgtctttctctcccctctctgtcttcccctcctctcttcattgctctctgtcctatccaacaacaacgacatcaataacaactacaacaaggattaaagaaaaaaagcaataaaagggaaaataaataaatatggattttaaaaaaaaagcttcagccTTTCCTCCCTGCACAGCACCGACTGCCACCCTCGGGTCACCGGATCCCGCGCCCTGCGGCTCTGACGTGCTGCCACCAGGTGGCGTGATTCTactgtaaacttttttttaaaaaaagattttatgtattaatgagatagACAGGGGAGGTTTTATTTACTTgctaatgaggaagataggaggagagagaaagaaccaggtatcactctggtacatgtgctgccggggatcgaactcagaaccctcatgcttgagagtcgggtgccctagccactgcgccacctcccggaccacagactgAAGGCCTGGCCCTCAACCCCCGAGTGCGCCCGTCTCTTCCTCCCTTACGTCtacatacttttttctttttaaccagagtatcagctctggctgataggggtgggaggaactgaacctgggactttggcacctcaggcatgagagtctgcatgaccattacgctgtctaccccaccctagtctttttaaatttttttttgtatttatgtatttattttcccttttgttgcccttgttaacatattgttgttgatgtcgttgatgttgaataggacagagaaatggagagaggaggggaagacagggggagagaaagatagacacctgcagacctgcttcaccgcctgtgaagtgactctcctgcaggtggggagccgggggctcgaaccgggatccttgcgcccatccttgtgcttcgcgccacttgcATTTATCCCTGTTTTGTCTCATAAGCACTCGTCTCCCTGGGGGCAGGGGACCACTGAAATCCTATTTTGTGCTGGGGATACAAGCTGAAAAGTCATTCTACCCCAAAGGTCGTCTGCCAGGGAAAGCAGACTTGGAAACATTTTAGCCTTAATATGACCGCTGATATACTAGAAGTAAAAACTGCGTGATTGAAAGACTGTCCTGCTGAGAAAACCAGGCAAGCCCACAGgagcagaaaaggaaaaaggaaaacccCATGAATAGCCGGACACGATGACAAGGGCTGCGGGGCACAGCGGGCAGTGTGCGGGCAGGCGCTGGAGAGCACGTGGCGGCCAGGGCACAGTCTGCTCAGGTCAGCAAGGCAGGGGAGGGGGCTGCCCGCTGTCCCCCAGCAGGCCGGAGTCGGCCAGGACTCAGCTGCACATCTGCGGTGGCAGGCCGCCCGCGCAGCAGTGAGAGCACgacaggagggagggagctgggtgaGAACCACTGCTGCTCAGCAAAGGATCCCTCAGAGGGCTGACCTCCTACCCAGGTCGGCTAGCTGTCCGGTTGTTGTAAGTCAAGTTTTGTGGGAACGTAGCCCTGCCCGTTGCAGTGTCAGTGTCAGAGGTCTGGGCATAGTGCCCACAGGGCAGGACCATGACACCcgctggaagggaagaagggggagCACAGCCAGATGGTGCTGCTGGTGTTCACTGAGTTTGGACTCTATCCATTGTGCTGTTTGTCCGGTGTGACATTCTCAAGCCAGTCTCACACAGATCCTTCCTCCCGATTGCAGCATTTACCCTCCAGTTCCAGGACAGGAGAGCTCTCTGCGGTGGGCAGGAAAGAGATTTGAGGAGATCCCAATCGCTCACATTAAAGCGTCCTACAACAAGTAAGCTGCTCGGTGGCCATCAGGGCTGTGGGCTGGGTGTGGCTCCCATCCAGgcgccccagctccctccctcctcctggcTTGGGAAAACCCCTTCTGCCCGCAGAGTGTATTCAGAGTCCACAAGAAGGTGGCACAGACCGGATGTCCCATGAGCTATCTTTGCTTTTCTCAGGAATGGCGTCTCAGCTCTGCTCACAAGTCGGGGAATCAGTCTCTAGTGGGTTTGCTGTTATGTCTGCTTTTGAGGCTATTTGAAACTTTGCCCAATGAGAAgcgcggggtgggggggcagccGAGGATAGCATCTCATTCGAATGCTGGCTACAGGGAGCGCCCCAGGAGTCTGTCCCCGCATCCTGGCTGACAGCAAGCACCCCGACTGCACAGCCTGGCAGAGCAGCACCACAGCCGGGGCTCCGGCTGCAGAACTGGGCCCTCACTTCTGAGCTGCAGGAGCACTTCAGCTGCCAGCGACGTCCTCCTTAGGACTCCTCTCCcagcttttttccttttattattattcccttttgttggccttgttttattgttgtagttattgtcattgttgttggataggacagagagaaatggagagaggagggaaagacagagagggggagagaaagacacctgcagacctgctacactgcctgtgaagcaactccccttccggttggggagccgggggcttgaaccaggatcctcacgcaggtccttgcgctttgctccacgttcaattaacccactgtgctgccacccgactcccctttcccagctttttttctcccttttttggggtggggtgggcaggagggCATTCTTTCATTAGGGCTCTAACCCCACTCACCAGAGCGCCACTCTCCTGGCCTCAATACTTCCCCAAGGACCCGCCTCCTAAGGCCCTCACATCAGGGCTAGAATCTAGCCTCAGTTTCTGACGGACACAGACCTTCAACCTTAGTAGAGCCCAttaggtggtggggggtggggtggggtggggtgtgcgaCGCTGGGATTCTCCTAGGTCGCCCTATACAGGAGGCTGAGACTGGTTCCTCCATCACGTGGAGTTCAGAAAtcattccttcttcctccctgggGTGTGTGGGTCAAGATCCCGGCTCTTCCCCTGTTGCATTCTCATCCTCGTTCCCTTCCCCCAGCACGCAGATCCACGTGGTCTCTCCTGGCAACCAGCCCCTTGCCTACGCCTCCTGCGGCACAGAGGGGTTTCGGAATGCCAAGAAGGGCACGGGCATCGCAGCGCAGACGGCGGGCATAGCTGCAGCCAGTGTGAGTCGAGTCCCCCAGCTCCTTCGTGCGTTTTGCCGTCTACGTGGGCAATCTTGGACTAGCCTGGCAGAAGCGGCCAACGGCCTAGCTTTGGGGTGGTCGAGGGTCTGTGTGAGGgcttctctttcctctgtctcagCCTTATTGCAAGTGAATGGCCTCTGATGGTTTGCCCCAGGACAGGTAAGAACCAGGTACCAAAATGAAAAACCCAGTGGGGTGGAGGGCTCGGCGGCACCCACTGAGTGAGGTTGGGCCAGGGCCTGCTGTCGCCTGGGCTTGCAAACATTCACACTCTGCCCGAGCGGAAGGGACCTTCCTGTAGGAGCCCGTGACCTTCACACAAGCTCAGCCCCTCAGGACAGTGACAGCTGGGAGCACACTGAGCCAGACACACCCGGACGGACCTGCCGCGGGTTGTGTTTTGTGCCCAGTGGGGGTGGTGGCTTCTGTGTGTTTTGAGGATCTGTGTAATGAAATTTTATCAAGACTCAAATGCACCTTATACTAGAGATTTAAGAGGATACATTTTAAGGAGATATTTAGGCTCAGCCTTGAGTCAGCGTTTCCCCACCCGAGAAAAATCCAAGTGATGCTTAGAAGTGTCCAGTAGATGGCAGTGCAGTTCCAGACTAAAAAGGACTACACGGACTGCCACTGTGCTCTGATTTGGGGGCTCTTGGCTGGCCTCAGTCCCCTTCCTTCTGTCTCCTGCCTCCTTAAACATGGAGGCCATTTCCTGGGGCTGCGGCCTCTCAGTGCAGGTGGCACTGGATGTGGATGTAGCAGTTGTCCCTCTGGGGCCCTAACATCCATCTCACTACTTCTTTCCAGAAAGCAGCTGGGAAGGGGGTGACCCACCTCCGAGTGGTGGTAAAAGGCCTGGGGCCAGGGCGCTTGGTAAGTGACAGTTCTGCATGGGGCGGCTTAAATGGAGAGTCTACACGGCACAGCCCAGGTCACCAGGTCTGACCCTGTCCCTGCCAGGCACCATGCAGGGACTTTCCCAGGTGGCCCTTCACAGCGACCTCCCAGGGCAGGGCAGGCCCAGTGACCCGGTGCTGGAGCGCGTGCCCAGGGTGCGGGGACTCGGGAAGGGCTTTCCAACCTGTGGGTGCCGTCCAGAAAGTTCCTCACCCTGAGATGCCTCCACTGATCTCTCGGGAATGAAGGTGCTAATctaggggggtgggaggtgggggcccCAGGCAGAAGCAAGGACAGAAGTGTGCAGAGGTGCTGGGCTTACCTTAGAGTCTGTTCCCAGCCGAGACGCACCAGGTGGGGAGTCGCAGGTGCAGCCAGGGATGAGGGGTGGCCCGAAGGCTTGACTTGGGGTCTGCCTGTGAGGCCTGTGGGAAAGGGGTTCTGATTgtatgtatggggggggggggacctcccCGCCACCCTCCTCCTCTGAGCCTGCTTCTCCTCCCAGTCTGCCATCAAGGGGCTGACCATGGGGGGTCTGGAAGTCATCTCCATCACAGACAACACCCCCGTCCCGCACAACGGCTGCCGCCCCCGGAAGGCTCGGAGGCTGTGAGGGCAGGGAGGCTGCACCAACCTCAAGTCCCACCTCCAGCAGAACCTGGGAGCAGCTccgcctaggccatgcccagcaGGAAGGGCCAGGCCTCTCGCCACATGGCCTCTGCTGGCACCTTCGGTGGCGATCCCTGCTCCCAGAAGAGAGGCCCTGCCACCCAGACACAGAGTAGCATGGCCCACTCTGTCCACAGCGCTGCCTCTGCCCTGACAAATAAAGAGTGTCTGTCTGTAACAGTTGGTGAACCTTGCGCTTTAAAGGCGTCACGAAGGGTAACTCCTACCCCTCCTCCAAGAGACTGGATTGAGGACGGGCCCGTTTGGGGCTGCAAGGCGAGTGCAGTGAGGACAGATCCCTGGCAGGAGCCAAAGCCTGTCTTAAGGAGGTGGGCTGAGGGCTGTGTGCCCCCACATCACAGGCCATTGGCCCTGAAACAAGCAGCTTGTAGCGAGCAGATGACATTAGCAGGCGCTGTGACACTCGGTCCCTGTTACACTGCCGAGGGCACTGGCTTCCTTGAAAACATGCCCTGGCTCCCCCTCTGCACCCTCCCCGGGTTCAGGAGGAACCACACCTGCTCTGCTATacagtggggctgggggagggcggGGAAGACGGCAGGCAGGCGCCCCCCGTTTCCATAGCGGCAGGTGGTAGTCCGACCTGGATTTGTGTGAGTCCCGCTGACCCTAGGAGAAGTGGAGTGTCAGCTGCTGTCTGGATCCAGCTTGAGACAGATGCAGTGGGGGTGCTTCCCTCACCCTCATGGCCTCAGGTCCCCCCAGGACAGAGCCAGTTGGGGGGGACAGGCTGGGAGGGAGGCCCTCGTCCTGTGTGCAGGCCCCAGAGCTCTTTGTCCcccagcagttttattttttgtgcTGGAGATGGAGCCCAGGGCCTTACATATGCAGAGCCTGCCCTCAACCACTGAGCCACACCCCCCGGTTCCCTCCAGTTGTGGGGAAAACCTGCAGTCAGTGACTGAATGTAAAAGCCAAGTGGTGGGCAGTGGGTGTGAGCATAGTGTTAAGCAGACAGACTCACGCCTGAggctagagtcccaggttcagtcccctgcaccatcctgGCAAATCAAatgaggaggtggctcagtaggtgGAGTGCCTGCTTCCAcacgcaaggccctgggttcagtccccagcaccacatgggaacaccgaGGATGGCAGAGGAACTCCAAAGAATGAGTTtaagtttacacacacacatcaagaaAGGTGGCTGTACACGACTCTCGTGCATGAGGCCCGGGCTCAGTCGTCAGCATCACATATGCTGGAGTGCTGCTCTGTCTGACCTGTCTGTCAGTAGCAGCAGGTGAATCTGAAGCCAAGAGCCTACCCTCAGCAGCCTCAGCACAGAGATGGCGGGCGGCCACAACACAAGATACTGGTGCGAGCTTGTGTGCACTGCTGGGGGTGTGAGGAGAGGTATCAAGGGAGGCTTACAAGGGCAAATGTCCAGGGGGAGGGTCACAGCCTGCAGCCCACTTAGAGCGTGATGTGAGGGCACAGTCCCCAAAGATGCCGGGGGCTGACCGGAACCTGACCACATGCCAGAGGAGCAGGTGGGGCTGGCACAGCCACAAGCCAGAGGGACAGGaagggacctgggggggggggggtaaggaagAAGA from Erinaceus europaeus chromosome 20, mEriEur2.1, whole genome shotgun sequence carries:
- the MRPS11 gene encoding small ribosomal subunit protein uS11m, with translation MQALRNAGAWLWRARARPPATWAAAAPPALHTGARRAQDAEPSAAAPHGSFSIYPPVPGQESSLRWAGKRFEEIPIAHIKASYNNTQIHVVSPGNQPLAYASCGTEGFRNAKKGTGIAAQTAGIAAASKAAGKGVTHLRVVVKGLGPGRLSAIKGLTMGGLEVISITDNTPVPHNGCRPRKARRL